The following proteins are encoded in a genomic region of Poecilia reticulata strain Guanapo linkage group LG11, Guppy_female_1.0+MT, whole genome shotgun sequence:
- the LOC103472597 gene encoding gastrula zinc finger protein XlCGF57.1-like, whose translation MLFDSAVKMSSVHPEIEFMNEQLTSAEETLAEFKTTIVKAEEEEDDQRRLLGLTRTPQIILHRIDFLHPDEVKEEHPFNQENISNLDQEEXEPLRIKEEQEELPCQQIKEEPGDLEHQELKEEQESQEMEQVVVKWETDVFMVTPTTNHKDSERDEELQQNKDENHDTTKQNRLIETQDKSSYSCSICDETFTENSLLAKHLKIHTDEGLFSCKICGKTSSRKCHLDVHMRTHTGEKPFLCNLCGKGFSQKGHLTIHTRTHTGERPFSCKICEKGFIEKGLLTDHMSVHTGERPFLCKVCGKDFRLKADLRRHTMTHTGGKRFACVICFKTFCRKGRLTLHMESHTGEDPFSCKICGEGFCEKDFLTEHMKIHTGDRPFPCKICGKSFSRKSSLTVHVRTHVAEKPFSCEICGKGFCAKAFLNLHMRVHTGDRPFSCVICGKTYTQKSHLSVHLRTHTGDRPFSCTLCGKSFQYKLSLTEHMTIHTGERPFLCKVCGKRFREKCHLTVHMRIHTGEKPFSCNICDKRFCKKCHLTVHMRIHTGEKPFSCNVCEKRFCKKCNLILHMRNHASENSVSC comes from the exons ATGCTCTTTGATTCAGctgtaaaaatgtcttcagttcacCCCGAAATAGAGTTCATGAACGAACAGTTAACTTCCGCTGAAGAAACATTAGCAGAGTTCAAAACAACTATCGTGAAGgccgaagaggaggaggatgatcaGCGCAGACTGCTGGGTTTAACCCGAACACCCCAGATTATCTTACACCGAATAG ACTTCCTGCATCCTGATGAAGTGAAGGAGGAGCATCCGTTTAACCAAGAGAACATCTCTAATTTGGACCAGGAGGAACYGGAACCACTGAGGATAAAGGAAGAGCAAGAGGAGCTGCCATGTCAGCAGATAAAAGAAGAGCCGGGGGATCTGGAACATCAGGAGTtaaaagaagagcaggagaGTCAGGAAATGGAGCAAGTCGTGGTGAAGTGGGAGACTGATGTCTTCATGGTGACACCTACAACCAATCACAAAGACTCAGAAAGAGATGAAGAGCTGCAGCAAAATAAGGACGAGAATCATGacactacaaaacaaaatcGRCTCATTGAAACTCAAGATAAAAGTTCGTATTCTTGTAGCATTTGTGACGAAACGTTTACTGAAAACAGCTTATTGGCGAAACACTTRAAAATTCACACAGATGAGGGACTTTTTTCATGTAAGATATGTGGAAAAACCTCCAGTCGAAAATGTCATTTAGATGttcacatgagaactcacacaggtgagaagccgtTCTTGTGCAACCtttgtggaaaaggtttcagTCAGAAAGGACATTTAACCATTCATACAagaactcacacaggtgagagaCCTTTCTCTTGCAAGATTTGTGAAAAAGGATTCATTGAAAAAGGTTTGTTGACTGATCACATGAGCGTTCACACTGGCGAGAGGCCTTTCCTGTGCAAGGTTTGCGGAAAAGATTTCCGTCTAAAAGCTGATTTACGTCGCCACACGATGACCCACACAGGTGGGAAGCGTTTCGCTTGTGTGATTTGCTTCAAAACGTTTTGTCGTAAAGGCCGTTTGACTCTTCACATGGAAAGTCACACGGGCGAAGACCCTTTCTCGTGCAAGATTTGTGGAGAAGGTTTCTGTGAAAAAGACTTTTTAACTGAACACATGAAAATTCACACTGGTGACAGGCCTTTCCCTTGTAAGATTTGTGGGAAAAGCTTTAGCCGAAAAAGTAGTTTAACCGTTCACGTGAGAACTCACGTTGCGGAAAAGCCTTTCTCCTGTGAGATTTGTGGAAAAGGTTTCTGTGCAAAAGCTTTTCTTAATCTTCACATGAGAGTTCACACAGGTGACAGGCCTTTTTCCTGTGTCATCTGTGGAAAAACCTACActcaaaaaagtcatttatctgttcatttgagaactcacacaggtgaCAGACCTTTCTCCTGCACGCTGTGTGGGAAAAGTTTCCAATACAAACTGTCTTTAACGGAACACATGACTATTCACACAGGTGAGCGGCCGTTCTTGTGCAAGGTATGTGGAAAACGTTTCCGTGAAAAATGCCATTTAACCGtccacatgagaattcacacgGGTGAAAAACCTTTCTCATGCAACATTTGTGATAAACGTTTCTGTAAAAAATGCCATTTAACCGtccacatgagaattcacacaggggagaagcctttctcatgcaatgtttgtgaaaaacgtttctgtaaaaaatgtaatttaattctTCACATGAGAAATCATGCGAGTGAGAATTCGGTCTCTTGCTAG